One genomic region from Terriglobus aquaticus encodes:
- a CDS encoding DEAD/DEAH box helicase codes for MKQSGNAIANRLSLRLPQRESLEILDRICDLLSLQKDQDATQALATVRAEFANVTDFERDFPSLCFALATGVGKTRLMGAFIAYLHQAERIRHFFVLAPNLTIYNKLISDFTPGSRKYVFQGLSDFVIQPPEIITGDNYESGRGVRSERLSQPAIPGLKDPDAPVHINIFNISKINSEVRGGAEPRIKRLQEYIGESYFEYLSELDDLVLLMDESHRYRGKAGMRAINELKPILGLELTATPRTETAGGADFKNVIYSYPLSSALRDGFVKEPAVATRENFRAENYDEAGLEKLKLEDGVRIHEHTKVQLDIYARENMKPLVKPFMLVVAKDTTHANDLQKRIEAEDFFGGRYKGRVITVHSNQAGDEKDETVQQLLSVEDPANPTEIVIHVNMLKEGWDVTNLYTIVPLRTANSRTLVEQSIGRGLRLPYGKRTGVPDVDRLTIVSHDRFQEIVDHANDPNSIIRTGIVIGRDIPYTPTKAVTIEPVFMTQLGLGIAPAAPTPGAPPQPAPTISEPERKTAEVTMQVIRQQFERLTRSGDLKTRDVQQRITARVTELMQPVQGELASILPPVDVASVVERVTSAIAERTIDIPKIIVTPKGEVTVGYQDFDLDCASFRQPPAEKDLLVQHLMNNQRFKIVSGDGIVLEKNLEDYIVRGLIDKDDINYDEHAELLYKLAGQMVRHLQSYLQTPEDVLNVLQFYQTQLVTLIHAQMNQHYVERATEYEVTVSKGFQTLTSSMAAMQTDQAILPFRAPVEERLLIRGMLFGGFSKCLYPTQKFDSDTERRFAIILEDETSVLKWLKPPKDVLRIYYYQEEVYQPDFVVETATARYLCEPKRASEMTDEVVLLKAKAAKLWCQHASTVSEKPWHYLLIPHDAISQSSTFRNLTQRFAL; via the coding sequence ATGAAGCAATCCGGTAACGCTATCGCCAATCGCCTCAGCCTTCGCTTGCCACAACGTGAGTCGCTGGAGATCCTTGACCGCATCTGTGACCTGCTCTCGCTACAAAAGGATCAAGACGCCACTCAAGCGCTCGCCACCGTTCGTGCCGAGTTTGCAAACGTCACCGACTTCGAGCGTGACTTTCCCTCGCTGTGCTTTGCGTTGGCAACTGGCGTCGGCAAGACCAGGCTGATGGGTGCATTCATTGCCTATCTCCATCAGGCGGAACGCATCCGTCACTTCTTCGTCCTTGCCCCGAATCTGACGATCTACAACAAGCTCATCTCAGATTTCACGCCAGGTTCGCGCAAGTACGTCTTCCAAGGACTGTCTGATTTTGTCATTCAGCCCCCGGAGATCATCACTGGTGACAACTATGAGAGCGGGCGCGGTGTTCGTTCCGAGCGCCTGAGCCAACCCGCGATCCCCGGCCTCAAAGACCCCGATGCGCCTGTTCACATCAACATCTTCAACATCAGCAAGATCAACTCTGAGGTTCGTGGCGGCGCGGAGCCACGCATCAAGCGGCTACAGGAGTACATCGGGGAAAGCTATTTCGAGTACCTGTCCGAGTTGGACGATCTCGTTCTCTTGATGGATGAGTCGCACCGCTATCGCGGCAAAGCCGGAATGCGGGCGATCAACGAACTCAAACCGATCCTGGGGCTTGAGCTGACTGCCACACCGCGCACCGAGACAGCCGGTGGTGCGGACTTCAAGAACGTCATCTACAGCTACCCCCTGTCCTCAGCGCTTCGGGATGGATTCGTAAAAGAGCCAGCCGTAGCGACCCGCGAAAACTTCCGTGCAGAAAATTACGACGAGGCCGGCCTTGAGAAGCTGAAGCTGGAGGACGGTGTTCGCATCCACGAACACACGAAAGTCCAGCTCGACATCTACGCCCGAGAAAACATGAAGCCGCTGGTGAAGCCGTTCATGCTTGTTGTGGCGAAGGACACCACGCACGCGAACGATCTTCAAAAACGGATCGAAGCCGAAGACTTCTTCGGAGGGCGCTATAAAGGCCGCGTCATTACCGTCCACTCCAACCAAGCCGGCGACGAGAAGGACGAAACGGTGCAGCAGCTTCTCTCTGTTGAAGATCCCGCAAACCCGACCGAGATCGTCATTCACGTCAATATGCTCAAAGAAGGCTGGGACGTGACGAATTTGTACACCATCGTTCCGCTTCGCACGGCGAATTCACGAACGCTGGTCGAACAGTCCATCGGACGCGGTTTGCGTCTTCCTTATGGAAAGCGGACTGGCGTTCCCGACGTGGATCGTCTGACCATCGTTTCGCACGATCGTTTCCAAGAGATCGTTGACCATGCCAACGATCCCAACTCGATCATTCGCACGGGCATTGTCATCGGGCGGGATATTCCCTATACACCGACGAAGGCTGTCACCATCGAGCCCGTCTTTATGACTCAGTTGGGTTTGGGCATCGCACCTGCGGCTCCCACGCCGGGTGCCCCGCCTCAGCCCGCTCCGACAATTAGCGAGCCCGAGCGAAAGACCGCCGAAGTGACAATGCAAGTCATTCGGCAACAATTTGAGAGACTGACTCGCTCAGGCGATCTTAAGACACGGGATGTCCAACAGCGCATCACCGCGCGAGTAACAGAGCTGATGCAGCCAGTTCAAGGCGAACTTGCATCCATCTTGCCACCGGTAGATGTCGCCTCGGTCGTCGAGCGCGTCACAAGCGCGATTGCCGAACGAACAATCGACATTCCGAAGATCATCGTGACGCCGAAAGGTGAAGTGACTGTCGGCTACCAGGACTTCGATCTCGACTGCGCCAGCTTCCGCCAGCCACCGGCCGAGAAAGACTTGCTTGTACAGCACCTGATGAACAATCAGCGTTTCAAGATTGTTAGCGGTGATGGCATCGTTCTCGAAAAGAATCTTGAGGACTATATCGTTCGCGGTCTCATCGACAAGGACGACATTAATTACGACGAGCACGCCGAACTTCTCTACAAGTTGGCGGGTCAGATGGTGCGCCATCTCCAGTCGTACCTTCAAACCCCGGAAGACGTATTGAATGTGTTGCAGTTCTATCAGACGCAGCTTGTCACGCTCATCCATGCCCAGATGAACCAGCATTACGTCGAGAGAGCAACTGAGTACGAGGTCACAGTCTCGAAGGGCTTCCAGACTCTTACCAGTAGCATGGCGGCGATGCAGACCGACCAAGCAATCCTCCCATTCCGCGCTCCGGTTGAAGAACGTCTCCTGATTCGAGGAATGCTCTTCGGAGGATTCTCGAAATGCCTATATCCCACCCAGAAGTTTGACTCAGACACCGAGCGGCGTTTCGCCATCATCCTTGAAGACGAGACTTCAGTTCTCAAGTGGCTCAAACCACCCAAAGATGTTCTGAGGATTTATTACTACCAGGAAGAGGTCTACCAACCGGATTTCGTCGTCGAAACGGCAACCGCTCGATACCTCTGCGAACCGAAGCGTGCAAGTGAGATGACCGATGAGGTTGTGTTGCTGAAAGCAAAGGCAGCGAAGCTGTGGTGCCAACACGCGAGTACTGTTAGCGAGAAGCCTTGGCACTACCTGCTTATTCCCCACGACGCCATCAGCCAAAGCTCAACCTTTAGAAATCTGACCCAAAGATTTGCACTCTGA